In Pyrobaculum sp. 3827-6, the genomic window TGTCGGGAGGTGGGGTACCACACCTCTTCTAACCACGGCGTGGCATTGTATAGCTTGGACATATACTGACAAAACGCAGGGAAATGCGTATATATATCAGCCGCTTGCGGGTGACGCGAATCTAGTTAGTAACAGACTAGCGGCCACCTGTGGCTATAGGTGGGAAAGTGATAATAAGCTACTGGTTACATGCGATATAATTTCCATGCAACTGTCTACCTCGTATGAGCCTAAGGTGTTTAGGCCAGATACATCCGTAACATTTGGTCAAGTCGTGAAGAGGTATTGTAAGTATGATGTATCTACATCACGTCAGCTGGCTAAAGCTGGTATAACTACAGACGTGACTAATGGGTACATAAGAAGTTATAATGTAGATGTAACTTATACAAATCAACAGTGGGGTAGTAAGAGATTCGATGTGGTGGTTAAATATCTCGTATCTACATCAATTAACATCGCTCCTGGTGATAGTGGTAGCCCGGTCTTTACGTACGAGGGCTCCGCGGATAGGCTAGGCGCTTATGGAATTGTCAGCGGGAGGGCAATGCTGTTTGATTTCATCTTTATTGAGTCTTATATCCAAAACTTATGCGACTTGCCGTATTATTTCGATCCTACAGGATGAGAATAAAAAAGTTGATAATTATCGCGGTTGTAATAATTCTTTTTTCGTTTCTTGTGTTTTATCTATATCTCTCGTGGGGGTGCACCCTGGGGGTTGACGTCAAGTGTTTCGACACCACCCCCGGCGGGGGTGTGGTGTGGTCGCCGTGTAGCTACGACGGCGACGTAGAAATCGAGCCTGAAATTCCGCTCAACTGGGGGTTGCCTGGCCGGGAGGGCGGCAAATTTACATGCGTAGCTGGAGGGAGAGTTGGAAATAAGACGTACGTTGTTTTTACAAGAGGGGTTGGCCTAATTATGCTGAACGACTCGCCGTTTTCTGATGGAGATACTGTTAGGTGCTACTGCGCGAGGCACTTCTGTATAAAAGTCGCCGTGCCGGCGGCGATAGGACTTGCCAGCGCCGTGTTGGTGGTTGACGTGGACAGCGGCGTGGGCTATCTGGGAATTAAATATGCTGATCCGCCACAATATTCAAACGTCGTCTTTGGAAACGACGGCGTGTATCTAGCGTTGAGAAACGTCTGGGTCGTCAAGGAGATTGCTGGTGACCACATTTCCAACTGTTTCTACGTCGTAAAAGTCCGTCTGGATAGGGAGAGGCTGAGGCTGGGGATGCCGCTTTACAACACCACTGGGAGCTTCCTAAAGATATCCTAGGTGAGGCGTGGCGGCAGTGGGGGAGGGGTAGCAAGGGCGCCTAGTGGATTTCAGTCGCCGAGCCCCGCTCTTTGCAAACTCCTCGGCATGTACCACTACGTTACATACGGGACGAGGTTATTTCCCTCTGAAAATCGTGTCTCTAAGTCTGTTTCAATACCCAAGCCAGATGTGCCCCTTATGTTTAGTTTAGTACGGCGTCTGCGAAGTTGTGGACGTGGCTTGAGTAGATAATTGAATCTGGCGGCGCTGTGTCAAGCCTCCTCTGGCCTCTGTAGTAAAGCGTGTTAATACCATAAATCCAGGTATAGAGGGGTTCGCTTGGGGCGCCGCCTTTGACGGAAGGGGGAACGCCTACATATACGGCCTCGGCGGCGTGGTTATGTACAACAGGTACGGGGAGAGGGTGGCGGAGGCCCGCGGTGTTTCAAGCGCGGGCGCTGTATATCTAGAGGATAAGCTGTACGTATTTACAGATCAATTCCGGCTCCTCCTCTTTAACCCAAATTTAGAAAAACTAGAGGAGGTTGATTTAGAGCCAGAGCTTTCGAAGTATATAGACATGGTTGGATTTCCACAGGTTTACGCCGTGGCTTCCGACGGAAAGACCATCTACGCCGTCGGGGGGTTTATGTTATCTAGAACTGGAGCCGGATCTCCCCACCAGTTCATATTTGCCATATCTCCATAAGCTTTATCCACCCACCCCCCGCACAGCCGTATGATGGCCGTCTACGGCGGCTGTGTCGAGCACCCCCAAGTCGTCTGCGTAAAGTCGAGAAAGGAGCTCCTCAGCCACGTCGGCAGGAGCTTCCTCGTGGTGGTGGGGGACGAGGCCCTGGCGAGAGAGCTGGGGGCGGCCTACTTCACAGAGGAGGAGTGGGCCGAGTTCGTAAAGTTTTTCCAGGAGGAGGTGAAGAAAGGCAATGCCTAAGAAGGCGGAGGCTCCCGAGGAGTGCCAGCAGTACAGGGGGCCTAGGCGGGAGGACGTGGTCAAGCTCTGCGCGGAGCTTGGCGGCTTGAGGCACCTCGCAGTGAAGAACGTGGTGGAGCTGGCCCAGCTCCTCGAGCTGGAGGACGACCTAGAGAAGGCGGAGGAGGTACTCGCCGCTGTTAGGAGAGCGGCGGGCGTCGGCGCCAGGGTTGTGCCGGTGTCGGAGGCCGTTAAGTCCTACGCCGCGGCCGAGGTGTTGAAGACGCATGTGAGCGAATTTGATGAAAAAGTGCCGTGGGGTGGCTTGAGATACGGCTACATCTACGGGCTGGCTGGGGAGTACGGGGCGGGGAAGTCCATGTTCGCCATTCAAGCGTCGGTGCTGGCGGCTGTCGCTGGCAAGCGCGTCGTCTACATAGACACCGAGGGTGCTTTGAACCTCTCCCTCTTCGAGAGGGTGGCTAAGAGGTTCGGCTCCGACTTGACCGCGCTGTCTGACAGGCTACACATCACCCAGGTCATCGACCCAATCGACTTGAAGGAAGTCCTCCTCTCGCTTAGGGGCGTGGACGTGGTTGTGGTGGACTCCATGGTGTCTCACGCCCTACGCGCCCAGTTTAGGGGTAGAGAAAGGCTTGCCGCCCGTCAGCAACTGCTGGCCTACTTCCTAGACATTTTGAGGAGGATGGCCGCCGTCTACGGCACTCTGTCCATACTGACGGACCAGGTCATCGACGTGCCGGACTTTTTCAGTAGCAAGAGGCCTGCCGGCGGCAACGTCTTGCTTCACGGAGTACACGCGCTGTTTTTAATGCGCCGCCCCAATAAGCAGAAGGCGGAGGGCGTGATGATCCCGCTGGACGTGCCGGGGATGGCACCCACAGTTGAGATTCGCTACGAGATTCGGGATGACGGCCTCTACTAGTTCTCACATGCCGTTTTTCCGCCGAGCTTTCCGGTTTGTGAGAACGGCGTGTCGACTGCAATACGCCGTTCCTCACACGCCGTCTCGGAGGCGGGTTCTCCGCTGTGTGAGAACTAGCGTCTGGCTCCGCGGCGCGGCGTTCTCACCCCGCGCCTCTTCGCCGGATTTCTCGGCTTGTGAGAACAAGCGTTTGAAAAACGGCGCATCGTTCTCACCCGCCGTCTCTACGCCGGGCCTCTCGCTTCGTGAGAAACGGCGCGGCCGGGGGTGGGGATTAGCCCCTCTTCTCGATAGACATGTCCTACGCGTCTGTGGCTAGGGGCGTGGTAGGGGGTGTGTCTGTCTACGTATGGCGCCGAGGCGACTCTCTCTACGCCACTCTCTACTACGGCGGGAGGAAGAAGACAGTATACCTCGGCAGGTGGGAGCCCCGAGAAGCCGCAGGTCGAGAGGGGGACTGCGTGGAGAGGTTGAGGGCTGTGCTGAGGGAGGTGGCTTGCCTCGTGGAGCTGGCCAGAAGAGCGAGGGACTCCGTGAGAGACCCCCTCGCCGCGGAGGCCCTCGGGGAGTGGGCCTACCCACCCCGCGTCGTGAGGGACGCTCTGGAGGAGTTTGAAGTGACGTGCGGAGAGGTTTAAAGCTGGGTGTTTTGTCTCCCGTGGTCTGTGGCTTTTTTAAAAAGATGTTTACTCTGGCGGGGCTTCCCGAGTCTGTGGCTGATATTAGAGCTAGGCTTGTGTATAGAGAGTTGTTAGAGAGGTACTACTCATGCGGCGTGCGTTGCGAGGAAGTCATCGTGAAGTACGGCCGCAGCCTAAGCGACGAGGAGCTGTTTGAAATGTGTAAAAAGTACTACTTCGACTTGTTGACGCGGTATGCGGATTGTACAGAAGTCGTGATACGGAATAGGTTGTGCGTCGTGTTTCCGAAGATTGCGTATGGGAGGACTTTCTACCCCCGGTACTTCTTCACAGACAGGGAGAAGGCGGGGCGCGTCCTCGCCTTGATAAAAGCTATTCTCGATAGACAGTTTGAACACGACGTGCTTTGTCTAATAGAGTTGAAGAGCGGGGAGGGCGTGGTGACTTGGCCAAGTTTTTACCAATGCGCCGTGGGGGAGCCACATGAGTGGGACTGGCGGAGGGTGGGCAGGGCGGGGCCTGTGGGGGATCTGCGCAGGGAAATTTCAAAGACGTTAAGCGATATGAAGTGGCTGGTCTACAACGCCGCGGAGGGCTACGTCTTAGACGACGCCGTTGTCCTCTTCGACCCGTCCAGCGTGTTGGCTATGAGGCAGTTCGCCGCCGCCTGGCTTCTGTTCGGCGGCGTCTACACCCCGTGGCCAGCCGCCTACGTGGCCGTGGGGGAGAGCGCCTACAGATTTGCAAAGGCGCTTCTAAATCTGTACAAGGCGTGGGAGGGGGTCAGGGAGGAGCTTAGACGTCTAGGCGAGGCGTGGGACAACCCCAAGGTGAGGCGCATACCTGAGATGTACAGCCGCCTGGCCGAGAGGGCCGACGACGTCTTCGACGACTTCGCCGCCGAGCTCCTTACCAAATTCCAGCTCTGGGGACACCCCACCGTCGTCACTCTAGAGACAGGTATCGAGGAGTACAAGACATACGACGTCTACTGGCGGAATATTAAGAGGTAGCCTTTATCCGCCAACTGAAAACTGTCTACGTGCCAAGGACCCCGGGCCGCCTCTGCTGTGAAAAGCTGAGGGAAGCCGCCGTTAGGCTTCTGGAGAGGGGTCTCTCCGCGGAGGAGGTGGCCGCGGTGCTGGGCGTCTCGGAGAGGTCTGTGAGGAGGTGGGCCTCGGGGAAGGCCGTGGTAGCTATGGAGAAGTCTGTGAATATGCAGAGGGCCGAGAGAGGGGGCGCCGCCGGGAGGAGAGAAGCCGCCGAGAGGCCGGGCGCTCCGCCCGTAGACAACGTCTGGGTGGCGATTCTGAGGAAGAGGCTGAACTCTAGCGCCGCGGACGAAAACGCCGGGTGACGTCCACGCCTGTGGCATTTCCCGCCGGGTTCTGTCCACGTCGGAGACATTCCCCGCTTTTATTGACTACGGCGCTGACATAAACACCGAGTTATGTCCACGGCGTGGACATTCCCCGCCTCTATTGACCGCGGCGGGGACATTTCACGTCGTGTATTAACCTCGGCGTTGACTTAAAACGGCGGGTTTTGTCTCCCGGCGCGGGCATTACACGCCGTGTAACGACCTCGGCGCGGGCGTAAACGCGCGTTATATCCACTCCCCTACCTGAGGCGTGGACGTAATACGGCGTGTAATGCCCGCGCCGAGGGCCGGCCCGTGGAGGAAGTTTAGGGAATATGTAAGGTTTTTCCGCCTCCAAGCAAGGGGTGGACATGCCCCCGAAAAACACACAACAGATAAAGAACATGGAGAAGCCCGCCGCGGAGAAGGCTAAGAAACTTGCAATAGCCGCGCTGGCGTTGCTTGTGCTGGTAGCGCCCGTGCTCGCCCAGCAGAGCGGTAAGGATCTCGTACTTAATAGCGGCGCAGTGGAAAGCGTTAGGTCAGCCGCCGGCGCTCTCATGGCCGTATGGGGCATAGCGTGGTGGGCCTCGTTGATAATCTTCGGGCTGTACTACTTCGTAATGTCGAAACTAGCCCCCGCCTCCTGGGCTAGGTGGGGCTACATCAACGACTTGATAGACAAGTACAAGTGGCTACTACTCACCATGCTCATATCGCCTTTCGCAGTTGGCCTCGTGGTGCTGGGCGTAGACCTGGCGGCAAAGGCCTGGGGCACCCAGAGCCAGCTAGACCCTCTGAAGACTGTGACAGACTTCCTAAGCCAGGTGTTAATCAAAAGCATAGTAGACGCCTCCAATGCGCTGAGGTTCTGGTAATGCTAACCACCCCCGAAATAATAACTCTTTTTTCCTCCTCTATCATCTTCATCTACGGCCTCTACGCCTCGATTTTGTATACCCTGGGCGGCGCTAGGGAGAGGGAGGAGGCCCGCCACACTCTGTACAGAGCCCTAATCGCCGGGCTGTTGTTCGCCGCTGTTATGCTCTCCACGGCGCTGGTGGGCTTCGGCGTTAGGGGGTTTCTAGAGGCAGTTGAAGTAGCGACGAGCGAGACTAAGGGAAAGCCGCTTGAGCCCTACTGCCTCAGGCACTTCGACCTGGCTCCGTCGTTCGACATAGACGCCTATCTCACAGCCGGCGCCAGGGCGCTTAACTGCGCCGCTTCTGTCTTTCAGCAGAAGTTCAGCCGGTATGTAGACGCCTACGGCTTCCTCTTCGGCGTGACCACCGCCACCGGCATGCTGGGCGTAACCTCGCCGTTCTCCATGGGCCTCTTCCAAGTGGCCATGCCCTTCTCGGGCGCGGCAAACGGAGCCATGCTGTCCCTAGCCACCGCCTACGCCGCCTCCCTCCTCTCGATGGGCCTCCTGGCGCTTGCCGGCCTCGCCGCCGTGCTGATAGCCATAGAGAGGCTTGAGTTGATGGGGGCCGTCATCGCGGCTTTCAACATGGCCATGCCCCCCGCCCTGGCCGCCTATGCAGACTACGTGAGGAGAATCGAGATTACCTCCTTCGGATACCCCATTAACTACGGCGCCGTGCTGAACGCAGTGGTGCCGGCCGCCGACATAGCCGCCGCCGCGGCCCTAGCCTTCACCATGGCCGGGGCGCTGACAGCCGCCATTACATACGCCATGACCAAGATACCAGAGAGAATATCTGTCGAATGATACCCCTAACCGAGGCCCTAATTATCGCAGGCGTCCTCTCCGCCCTCTACCTGCTTTTTATCAGGGGCGACGAGGAGTGGTACTTCCCCATGTTCGCCCTAGGCCTAGCCCTCCTCACCCCATTCGTGGTGGACTTCGCGTTCAGGCTGGTGGCCCCGTTCGCGCCGACGCCGGTGTACCTCTACGGCTTCTACGACGTGTCGAAGATTCTGGAGGAGAGTGTGAGGCGTATGAAGGAGGCTTTCGACTTGGCGTATGGCGTGGCTCTGGCTTTTGCATACGCTATCGAGGCCGCCGCTGTTGCCATGTCGGCGGCGCTGGCGGCGGTGTTGTTCGGAGTGCTTCTGGCGCCCATCACCGGAGGCGCCTCGCTGGCGGTCACAGCCACCGCCATGCGCGTCTACGAAATAGCAGACGCGATATTCCACGTAGCCGCCACCGGCTACAACGTGTCCACCGGCATGATGATGACCTACCACATCTTGCACTGGCTCGGCGAAATAGCAGAGACGTGGGTTCCGACGTTATTCTTCCTCGGCATGCTCCTCATGTTGCTACCCCGCGTGCGGGGTCTGGGGGCTCTTCTGTTTGGAGTCGGCCTCTTCCTCTACGTGGCCACCATCGCGGGGGCGTATACCACCGCCCAGGGCATCCCCCTTCTGCAGTGGATGGGCGCCACGAGCCAGTGGGCTAACCAAGCCCCCAAGCCCGCGCCGCAGATATACACAGCGCTGGCGGTGGAGGGGGACGGAATCGCGTTGTTGAGATACAACGCCACGGTGCGCCTCTCACAGGTGAGAGAGGCACTCATAGAGCTGAACAGATCGGCATACCCCATCGCCCTCTTTAACAAAACCACGTTGAAGCATGCCCTCGACTTCTTCTCATCGCTGGCGAAGAACGGAAGCGACTGGGTAGCCGCCGGCTGGTGGACGCCGACGCTGGTGGGCGTCAAGAACTGGACCGGGCTAAACCAAAGCCGTCCCTACATAGTCCACACCTGGCTAGACGTTCCGCGTAAGGTGGAGACCCTATACTGGTGTCCGGACTACTCCATGCTTGAGCCCTACTACAGAGCGGCGGTGGGAAACGCCATGTTGGGCAACGTATCGGCGCAGGAGTGGATGGACCGGATGAAGAGGGCTGAATGCGACTTCTACAAAAAGCTGTTCCCCTGGGCCAGGATATACGCCGGGCCGCAGAACTTCTGGCGGATGCTCACCGCAGACGTCAGTGTCGCCGTAGTCTACAACAACAAGACTCTGCTTAACGAGACGAGGTCTGGCTATGTAGGCGTATGGGGCTGGCTGGTGCCGCCCGCCTCGGAGGTCTACAAGGGCGGCAACGTCACCGCCGCGAAAGGTGCGTTGAGGTACGACGTTGGGCTGAACGCCACTAACTACACGAAGCCGGTGACGAAGCCCACCCACTCCAACTTTACGCTTCTGGTGCCCAATGCAGACAAGCCTGTAAAAGACGGTCATCAAGATTTCTACAAGTGGACTAGGGTGTGTGAGTGGTGTTGTGGGTGGACGTGTGACCCCACTGGCTACTGCTGGTGCACGCAGTGGTGCTCCACTTCGCGGGAGGAGTGGGAGGAGCCGAAGTACCAGAAGGTGCTGAAGCCATGGGCCGCGGCGCTGTCTGCGCTGTCCTACGGCAGGCCTTGGGTGCCGGAGAACCGTAGCGACGTTTTGCTGCTGGTTCCATTTCTGTATCGAGACTGGAGGGTC contains:
- a CDS encoding ATPase domain-containing protein, with amino-acid sequence MPKKAEAPEECQQYRGPRREDVVKLCAELGGLRHLAVKNVVELAQLLELEDDLEKAEEVLAAVRRAAGVGARVVPVSEAVKSYAAAEVLKTHVSEFDEKVPWGGLRYGYIYGLAGEYGAGKSMFAIQASVLAAVAGKRVVYIDTEGALNLSLFERVAKRFGSDLTALSDRLHITQVIDPIDLKEVLLSLRGVDVVVVDSMVSHALRAQFRGRERLAARQQLLAYFLDILRRMAAVYGTLSILTDQVIDVPDFFSSKRPAGGNVLLHGVHALFLMRRPNKQKAEGVMIPLDVPGMAPTVEIRYEIRDDGLY
- a CDS encoding helix-turn-helix domain-containing protein, whose product is MPRTPGRLCCEKLREAAVRLLERGLSAEEVAAVLGVSERSVRRWASGKAVVAMEKSVNMQRAERGGAAGRREAAERPGAPPVDNVWVAILRKRLNSSAADENAG